One Canis lupus familiaris isolate Mischka breed German Shepherd chromosome 20, alternate assembly UU_Cfam_GSD_1.0, whole genome shotgun sequence genomic region harbors:
- the KBTBD12 gene encoding kelch repeat and BTB domain-containing protein 12 isoform X4, with protein MECKTEGKEKYQHSLNLLNQVKNMRELAEMIDVVLIAEGEKFPCHRLVLSAFSPYFKAMFTCGLLECTQREVILYDITAESVSVILNYMYNAALEINNANVQTVAMAAYFMQMEEIFSVCQKYMMDHMDASNCVGIYYFAKQIGAEDLSDQSKKYLYQHFAEVSLHEEILEIEAHQFLKLIKSDDLNISREESILDLVLRWVNHNQEMRTEHLVELLKQVRLELINPSFLRQALKRNTMLLCDANCIDIIQNAFKAIKTPQQHSLNLRYGMETTSLLLCIGNNSSGIRSRHRNYGDASFCFDPVSRKTYFVSSPKYGEGLGTVCAGVVMENNTIIVAGEASASKLSRQKNKNVEIYRYHDRGNQFWEKLCTAEFRELYALGSVHNDLYVIGGQMKVKNQYLITNCVDKYSVERDSWRRMSPLPLQLACHAVVTVNNKLYVIGGWTPQMDLPDEEPDRLSNRLLQYDPSQDQWTDRAPMKFSKYRFSTAVVNSEIYVLGRWRGLRCRLGGHGLKIS; from the exons ATGGAGTGCAAgactgagggaaaagaaaaataccaacatAGTTTGAACTTACTGAATCAAGTTAAGAACATGAGAGAATTAGCAGAAATGATCGATGTAGTACTGATAGCAGAAGGGGAGAAATTTCCTTGCCACCGGCTGGTCCTGTCTGCATTTAGTCCCTATTTCAAAGCTATGTTCACCTGTGGACTACTTGAATGTACTCAGAGGGAAGTCATACTTTATGACATCACAGCAGAAAGTGTGTCCGTGATATTGAATTATATGTACAACGCAGCTTTAGAAATCAATAATGCCAATGTACAGACTGTAGCTATGGCTGCCTATTTTATGCAGATGGAAGAAATCTTTAGTGTGTGTCAAAAATATATGATGGACCATATGGATGCCTCAAACTGTGTAGGTATCTATTATTTTGCAAAGCAGATAGGAGCTGAAGATTTATCTGATCAATCgaagaaatatttatatcagCACTTTGCTGAGGTAAGCTTACATGAAGAAATACTAGAAATCGAAGCACACCAATTTCTGAAACTTATCAAATCAGATGACCTTAACATATCGAGAGAAGAGAGCATTCTGGACTTAGTCCTGAGGTGGGTAAATCATAACCAAGAAATGCGCACAGAGCATCTTGTTGAGCTTTTGAAGCAGGTCAGATTGGAACTTATaaatccttcttttttaagacaaGCCCTAAAAAGGAACACAATGCTTCTATGTGATGCAAATTGCATTGACATAATTCAAAATGCATTCAAAGCCATCAAGACTCCCCAGCAGCACTCTCTAAATCTTCGTTATGGCATGGAGACTACTAGTCTGTTGCTTTGCATTGGCAACAATTCTTCAGGAATCAGGTCACGACATAGGAACTATGGGGACGCCAGTTTTTGTTTTGATCCTGTTTCACGGAAGACCTATTTTGTCTCCTCTCCCAAGTATGGAGAGGGCTTGGGAACCGTGTGTGCTGGTGTGGTCATGGAAAACAACACCATAATTGTGGCTGGAGAAGCAAGTGCCTCTAAACTCTCTagacaaaaaaacaagaatgttGAAATCTATAG GTATCATGATAGAGGAAACCAGTTTTGGGAAAAGTTATGCACAGCTGAATTTCGAGAGCTATATGCTCTGGGCAGTGTCCATAATGACCTCTATGTTATAGGAGGACAGATGAAAGTTAAAAACCAGTATCTCATTACAAACTGTGTCGATAAGTATTCTGTAGAACGGGACAGTTGGAGAAGGATGTCTCCCCTTCCACTGCAGTTGGCATGTCATGCCGTAGTAACAGTGAATAATAAGCTTTATGTGATCGGAGGCTGGACCCCTCAG ATGGATCTTCCTGATGAAGAACCAGATCGACTCAGCAACAGACTGTTGCAGTATGACCCCAGCCAAGATCAATGGACAGACCGGGCGCCCATGAAGTTCTCTAAGTACCGATTCAGTACAGCTGTAGTCAACAGTGAGATTTATGTTTTAG